A genomic region of Papaver somniferum cultivar HN1 chromosome 7, ASM357369v1, whole genome shotgun sequence contains the following coding sequences:
- the LOC113296502 gene encoding pentatricopeptide repeat-containing protein At2g20540-like, with product MESDDKRVRFDPVIVLFKQMERTGMAHAADEFTYSFLLTACSQSAFLLREGEQVHARILLKGLCSNVILQTKLINMYAVAGGDNGNARACEMFGKMTQRSVVTCNLMLSLHFRSGRVGEAQKLFQEIPEKNVVSWTTMISGYVRNGRCELALALFCEMQRAGTELDQVALVAALSACADLGDLKLGRWIHSYIAKGSDGINLQKSVSLTNAIIRMYASCGAIEEAYRTFRGMPHRSLISWNTMIVGFAKQGCGVEALGVFRWMLTAGVRPDEVTFLGVLCACSHTGMVKEGRRYLDYMILSCEIQPNIKHYGCMVDLLSRAGLLDEAQQLIQTIPMEPNDVIWGALLSGCRVYKNMEIAKYAGDHIVELEPDRVAGHLVLLANVYASAKEWDNVEKIKQRMVKKPSRRSWIQVNGVVRDFVVGDLTHENAHAIYNMASQIAHRSV from the coding sequence ATGGAATCAGATGATAAGAGGGTACGCTTCGATCCAGTCATCGTGTTATTCAAACAAATGGAAAGAACGGGAATGGCACATGCTGCTGATGAGTTTACTTACTCATTCCTTCTTACGGCTTGTTCGCAGTCAGCGTTTTTACTGAGGGAAGGAGAACAGGTTCATGCAAGGATTTTGTTGAAAGGGTTGTGCTCCAACGTGATTTTGCAGACTAAGCTGATTAACATGTATGCCGTGGCTGGAGGTGATAACGGTAATGCAAGGGCTTGCGAAATGTTTGGTAAAATGACTCAAAGAAGTGTTGTGACATGTAATTTGATGCTTTCGTTGCATTTCAGGTCTGGTAGAGTAGGCGAAGCGCAGAAATTGTTCCAAGAAATCCCGGAGAAGAATGTTGTTTCATGGACAACCATGATTTCTGGTTATGTGCGCAACGGGAGATGTGAGCTAGCGTTGGCCTTGTTTTGTGAAATGCAAAGAGCAGGTACTGAGCTGGATCAGGTAGCACTGGTGGCAGCTTTATCAGCTTGTGCCGATTTGGGAGACTTGAAATTAGGAAGATGGATTCATTCTTACATTGCGAAGGGTTCAGATGGTATAAACCTGcagaaatctgtttctttgaCTAATGCGATAATTCGCATGTACGCAAGTTGTGGAGCAATTGAAGAAGCTTATAGAACATTCAGAGGCATGCCGCATAGAAGTTTGATTTCCTGGAATACTATGATCGTAGGCTTTGCGAAACAAGGTTGCGGAGTGGAAGCACTAGGTGTATTCAGATGGATGCTAACTGCGGGAGTGAGACCAGACGAAGTAACGTTTCTCGGTGTACTTTGTGCTTGTAGCCACACCGGGATGGTCAAAGAAGGCCGTCGTTATTTAGATTACATGATTCTATCTTGTGAAATTCAACCTAACATCAAACATTACGGGTGTATGGTCGATCTATTGAGCCGTGCGGGGTTACTGGATGAAGCACAACAGCTCATTCAGACGATTCCAATGGAACCAAATGATGTTATATGGGGTGCTCTACTCAGTGGTTGTAGGGTCTACAAGAACATGGAGATTGCAAAGTATGCGGGAGACCACATAGTTGAGCTTGAACCAGATCGGGTCGCCGGGCATCTAGTTCTCCTAGCCAACGTGTATGCATCAGCCAAGGAATGGGATAATGTGGAGAAGATTAAACAACGGATGGTGAAGAAACCATCCCGGCGAAGTTGGATCCAAGTAAATGGAGTGGTTCGTGATTTTGTTGTAGGAGACTTGACGCATGAAAATGCTCATGCCATCTACAATATGGCGAGTCAAATTGCTCATCGGTCAGTCTAA